GGAATCTACCTTTGACTTTATGGCGATCTCAAAATCCATGGTCCCAGAGACTTCTTCAACATCTTGCTTAAAAACTACCTGAGCGCTGGCCGTTTGAAAATCCACGTGACTTAACTGTGATGGAGAGTTTTGTGCCCAAAGTATCGTAGACATACATAGGCACGTTAAGACTATAAGCTTTTTCATGTCGGTCAATTTACAAATAGCGAACCAATTTATATGATTTGACTCTGTAAATAAGAAACGCTTAGAAAGGTTATTTTCGTGCCTTAAAACTGTTTCATTGTACGAGAATAATTTCCCGAAAAAGCGTTTCCAGATTACGCTGGATTTTGTCAAGAAGCATCTTAAAGATAATGAGACCATTCTAGACCTAGGTGTTCCCAATCCATTTTCTAAAATCTTGGTTCAAAATGGTTACGATGTAGAAAATACAAGTGGTGAAGATCTGGATGATGATTTCAGTAAGGTTGAAGTATTTAAAGGCGATGCGGTGACGGCTTTTGAGATTTTTGAGCATATGGTAGCACCTTACAATGTTCTCAAGGCGATTCCTTGCGAGAAGCTTTTTGTGAGCGTGCCTTTGAAACTTTGGTTTGCCCCTGCCTACAGAAACAAAAATGATATCAGGGATCAACATTATCATGAATTTGAGCCATGGCAGCTGGATTACGTTTTAGAAAAGGCTGGTTGGGAAATCCAGGATTCCGTCAAGTTTACCAATCCTGTCAAAAAAATTGGTATACGGCCCTTGCTGAGAAAATTTACAGACCGCTATTATCTCGTTTACTGTACAAGGAAGAAGTGAAAATTGCGATTATCATACCGGCCTATAATGAGGAGCAATTCATAGGTAAAACCTTGGACAGCCTGCTAGCACAGACTTTGCTTCCTGAAAAAATCGTGGTCGTAGACGATAATTCCACAGACCGCACTGCCAAAATTGTAGAATCCTACGATTCTGAAATAATCATGCTTGTAAAAAATCAATCCGAAAACAAAAGCATGCCCGGTGCAAAAATCGTACGAGCGTTTAATAAAGGTTTAGAGCACATTGATTTAGCACTTTTTGATATCATCTGTAAGTTTGATGCTGATTTGATCTTTCCAGAAAATTATTTGGATGTTATAGGGTCTCGCTTTCGCGAAAGCGAGAAAACTGGAATGGCAGCTGGATTCTGTAGCATTCAAAAGAATGATTCTTGGGAAGTTGAAGGGTTTACTAATGAAGATCACATACGTGGTGCCTTGAAAGCTTATCGAATCAAGTGTTTTCAACAGATGGGTGGATTACGCACTTCCATAGGCTGGGACACTGCAGACGAAATGATTGCTAGATATAACGGCTGGGATGTCG
This genomic interval from Nonlabens spongiae contains the following:
- a CDS encoding methyltransferase domain-containing protein, translating into MYENNFPKKRFQITLDFVKKHLKDNETILDLGVPNPFSKILVQNGYDVENTSGEDLDDDFSKVEVFKGDAVTAFEIFEHMVAPYNVLKAIPCEKLFVSVPLKLWFAPAYRNKNDIRDQHYHEFEPWQLDYVLEKAGWEIQDSVKFTNPVKKIGIRPLLRKFTDRYYLVYCTRKK
- a CDS encoding glycosyltransferase, translated to MKIAIIIPAYNEEQFIGKTLDSLLAQTLLPEKIVVVDDNSTDRTAKIVESYDSEIIMLVKNQSENKSMPGAKIVRAFNKGLEHIDLALFDIICKFDADLIFPENYLDVIGSRFRESEKTGMAAGFCSIQKNDSWEVEGFTNEDHIRGALKAYRIKCFQQMGGLRTSIGWDTADEMIARYNGWDVVTVKELLVKHLKPTGSKYDSYAMNKQGEAFYKLGYDMGILLITAFKMAANKKKLGVFSAILKGYLDSRSNDVSHIVTKAQATFVRRYRWRQVCKKLKFS